GGCACCGTCGGTTCGGTCAATGCCGGTCAACTCACTCTGGTCTCATCCCCCGCAGTGCTTCCTTCCCTGACGGCGGCTCCTCATGCCATCAAGATTACCAGCCGCGTGGATCAGCGGGGAACAGGCACCAATGCTCCTGCCGGATCCAGCACCAATGCTTATGGTTACGCCGCCAAGATCACTGCCCAGGCCGATCAGGCCGTCACGGCAGCCCTTTCTGTGGTGCCTAACGTGGGTGATGAATTCGTGATCTACAAGTTGGCTACGCTTTCCTCCCTATTTGGTGCGACCAATAGCGCCAACCTCAAGGAAGGCGAAACATCCGCCACTGCCGACATCGTGTATCTGGCCTCCGCTGGTGAACTGGTCGGTTATTTCTATCATAGCACGGCGGATGTCTGGCGCGCTACAGCCACCCCTACGACGGGTGATGCAGGCACGACTGAAATCGCCCCTGGCGCAGCCATTCTTGTGGCACGCAAGGCGGATGGTGCGGCCAACATCGAACTCACCGTCACGGGGGATACACTCCCTGGCCGTCAGGTGTCTGATGTGAACTCTGGTTTCCAGGTCATTAACAATCCCTACAGCGTCAGCACCACCCTGGCAGCTAGCGGCCTACAGAGCGCTATCACAGGCGGCACAGGTGCAGCCAGCGCTGATGTCATCTACCTTGAGCAGGACGGTGTCCTCTCCGGCTACTATTACAAAACAGGCGGCGTTGGCGGCATCGGCTGGCGTGCCCTTTCAAACAACGTGGCAGATGCGGGCGCAACGCTCGTCTCCCCCGGCAAGGCCATCCTTTTCAAGGAGCAGGCTGGCACGGTGAAGTTCGTCCTTCAGGAGCCCTTCGCTGAGTAATCCCTCTCAAACTCTTTCATTCCTCTCTCACCCATGAAAAAAATATTCCTCTCCGCGCTTTTGGCGTTGGGTACTTTGGGCAGTGGCCAGGCGGCCAATCTTTACTCCAGCAACCTGGGTAACGGTGTCTCCCTGGACGGTAACCTTGCCGGTATTGCCTCTGGCACCGTACGTTTCGGTGTCTTTCCAGACGGCTTCGATTTCAATGCCAACGTTGGAGATTTTAACGCTCTTGACGCTGCCTTCATTCAGGTAGCCTCTTTCAGCGGCGATCTCAGCGTCAGTGCGATCAATGGATTCTACCAGCAGGCGATCAGCTACGATTCATCCATCAGCTACGAAGGCACTTCGTATGCCTCTGGAATCGCGGGTAAAAAGGTTTACATCTGGATCCTCAATAGTGTGATCCCCGAAGAAGTGAGCCAGCAGCTCATCGCTTCCTCGAATCAGACCTGGGCAGCCGCAGATGCGGTGGTCGCAGATACCTTTGCCTCCCCTGATTCGGGTGTGGCAGGTCTGACTTTCCATGTCGGCAGCCCCGGTGGTGCAGACATTGGTGCGGGTGCAGCCTCCCATGTGCTCGGCGGTGCTCAGACAGCTGTGACTGAGGCCACTGTCAGCGTCGCCCCTATGGGTGTCGTTAATGCAGGAACCGCAGTGACATTCACCGCAGTCGCAGACGGCTCCCCAGTGAAGACTTACAAATGGCGCAAAAACGGCGTGGTCATCGCTGGTCAGACTGCCAGCACCCTGGTTATCGCCACTTCCGTGGCACAAGACACTGGTGTTTATGACGTTCTCGTCAGCAACAACCTTGCTGAAGACGTCGCCAGCAACACCGTCTCTCTGACAGTCAATACGCCGAAGCCCACGATTCTCACCCAGCCTCTGTCCACCGTCCTCGCTGTGGGTGAAACACTGGAACTGAACACCGAAGCCGTGGCTGCGGGCAACCTCCAGTTCCAGTGGAAAAAAGGCGCCAACATCGCTGGTGCTACCACCAAAGAACTGGTGCTCCCAAACATGAGCTTCGCCCAGGCAGGTGCTTACACCGTCAGTGTGACCAATGCCCCAGGCGCTGGCACAGGCACCGTCACGAGCGCTAAGGCGGAAGTCGTCGTCGTTGACAAAACTCCAGCCGTGGTCGCTAGCGCAGTCGGTGGCAATGTGTCCCTCACCACGCTGACCGCGGGTAAGGTGCAGAGCTTCCAGTGGTTCAAAGTGGGCGAGATCAATGCTCTGCAGAACGGCACCAAATACTCCGGCGTCACCACCAAGACCCTCCTCGTCCGCAGTGCCCAAGAAGCTGATTCCGGTGATTACTTCTGCGTCATCACTTCCGGCACGGACACTGAGAACTCCGGTATCCGCACTCTCAGCGTCTTCACCCAGGCTCCTGAGTTGGATGCAGCAGCAGTGGCTCTTATGCCAGATGCTGAAATCGGCTCCACATACTACTTCAGTGTCCCAGTCCTCGGTGGTGCTGTGAAGGCTCCTCTCACCTACGCTGCTCGTGGTCTCCCAGCAGGTCTGAAGATGGATGCCAAAACTGGCCTGATCACTGGCCGCCCGACCAAAGCCCAAGAGAACATCACCGTCACACTGACCGTGACGAACCGTGCTGGCACAGATACCGAAACGGTCGTCATCAATGTCAATGCCTCTCCTGAACTGGCCGGTCTGGCTGGCAGC
The Prosthecobacter algae genome window above contains:
- a CDS encoding putative Ig domain-containing protein, with the translated sequence MKKIFLSALLALGTLGSGQAANLYSSNLGNGVSLDGNLAGIASGTVRFGVFPDGFDFNANVGDFNALDAAFIQVASFSGDLSVSAINGFYQQAISYDSSISYEGTSYASGIAGKKVYIWILNSVIPEEVSQQLIASSNQTWAAADAVVADTFASPDSGVAGLTFHVGSPGGADIGAGAASHVLGGAQTAVTEATVSVAPMGVVNAGTAVTFTAVADGSPVKTYKWRKNGVVIAGQTASTLVIATSVAQDTGVYDVLVSNNLAEDVASNTVSLTVNTPKPTILTQPLSTVLAVGETLELNTEAVAAGNLQFQWKKGANIAGATTKELVLPNMSFAQAGAYTVSVTNAPGAGTGTVTSAKAEVVVVDKTPAVVASAVGGNVSLTTLTAGKVQSFQWFKVGEINALQNGTKYSGVTTKTLLVRSAQEADSGDYFCVITSGTDTENSGIRTLSVFTQAPELDAAAVALMPDAEIGSTYYFSVPVLGGAVKAPLTYAARGLPAGLKMDAKTGLITGRPTKAQENITVTLTVTNRAGTDTETVVINVNASPELAGLAGSYVGPIDRNTDSGLPGAELGGRFEMTVSTLGALTGKLYLGAVTLPVKGFLELNDDVPYAAFSVARTGGLTPLVVGFEIEGDNLVNGFISDTEDEVNFDGYRNVFSTKLNPADDYKGLYNFAIGFEEGNVNVGEASVPQGAGFGSFTVAADGKLSIKGKTADGEAFTTSSFVSPTGDVFLFQTLYKTVTKGSIHGRLIIDSTNDNLIEGSATQNRPFDISAKQRTYAAGFSITNPAEAYVILGGLYVAPVSPLVLLNKAANTNVELSLSGGADASAAEALVTLQAANKILVGTNTAKTKLAINPKTGLITGSFALTDKRAGKFEGVVIPEGSKLIGLGYYTLPEATPTITTSKILSGLMSMDVPAAE